Proteins from a genomic interval of Candidatus Palauibacter polyketidifaciens:
- a CDS encoding Ig-like domain-containing protein gives MYRNPAILPRLALLVLLGSTTGAPAAAQEAVSVEVVPGALSLELGEEAILEARVLDAEGNVIDAQVLFFPAFADGRSGSARQSIDVDRATGRVRAVKGGEFLISAIVATARGLRGEAMVSVAYPPLDRIDVKPSGGSTYVGVATRHRARLLDTAEDERDGELRWSTSDEGVATVDRFGILTAHAPGSVVLRAEAEGISADVAYEIRENPAARLTVSGSAERARTGDVVRFEAMVEDAMGGAVADLPVTWTVMSDPAIEATADIPPAEIDEQGRFVAYFPGVYTIVANVPGRAARTSLEIHARHASQEVTFVGQGQVNNERTSDLWVWEGVDGRDYAITGTHAAAGAVYFWDVTDPASPVLTDSVVVDARTTNDVKVSEDGEICVISREGASNRRNGIVILDCRNPRDVTTISVFDDELTGGVHNLFIHEDHVYAVNNGRRFDVINIEDPAGPHRVGRFELDTPGHAIHDIWIVDGIAYTSNWGDGVVLIDVGGGDRSGSPSNPVEIARFRDIGGRTHAAFPYRSPTGRFYVFMGDEAGRPGFDGQDPERTPQFMSGYIHVVDFTDPDNPEEVARYEIPEAGSHNMWIEDDKLYAAFYNGGLRVLDISGELKGNLGEQGREIARYMAYDPDGVVANAPFTWGPQIHKGNLFFAEYFSGLWAVKLQPRQELVP, from the coding sequence ATGTACCGCAACCCGGCGATTCTCCCCCGTCTCGCGCTTCTCGTTCTTCTCGGTTCGACCACCGGCGCTCCCGCTGCCGCGCAGGAGGCGGTGTCGGTCGAGGTCGTGCCGGGTGCCCTGTCGCTCGAGTTGGGAGAGGAGGCCATCCTGGAAGCCCGCGTTCTGGATGCGGAAGGCAATGTGATCGACGCCCAGGTCCTCTTCTTCCCCGCCTTCGCCGACGGACGGAGCGGGAGCGCGCGGCAAAGCATCGACGTGGACCGCGCGACCGGCCGGGTGAGAGCAGTGAAGGGCGGCGAGTTTCTCATCTCCGCCATCGTCGCGACGGCGCGCGGCCTGCGCGGCGAGGCCATGGTGAGCGTGGCCTACCCCCCGCTGGACCGGATCGATGTGAAGCCTTCGGGCGGTTCGACGTATGTCGGCGTCGCGACGCGTCACCGGGCCAGGCTGCTCGACACGGCCGAGGACGAGCGTGACGGCGAGCTTCGCTGGTCCACCTCCGACGAGGGCGTCGCAACCGTGGACCGCTTCGGCATTCTCACGGCGCACGCGCCGGGGTCGGTCGTGCTGCGGGCGGAAGCGGAGGGCATCTCCGCGGACGTTGCCTACGAAATCAGGGAGAACCCCGCCGCGCGCCTGACGGTGTCGGGAAGCGCGGAACGGGCGCGGACGGGCGACGTGGTGCGTTTCGAGGCGATGGTCGAGGATGCGATGGGCGGCGCCGTGGCCGACCTGCCGGTCACCTGGACCGTGATGTCGGATCCCGCGATCGAGGCGACCGCGGACATCCCCCCGGCGGAGATCGATGAACAGGGCCGGTTCGTGGCGTACTTCCCCGGAGTCTACACGATTGTCGCCAACGTGCCGGGCCGCGCCGCGCGCACCTCGCTTGAAATCCATGCGCGACACGCCTCGCAGGAAGTGACGTTCGTGGGGCAGGGACAGGTGAACAACGAGCGCACGTCGGACCTGTGGGTGTGGGAGGGCGTCGACGGGCGCGACTACGCGATCACCGGCACGCACGCGGCGGCCGGGGCCGTCTACTTCTGGGACGTGACGGATCCGGCGAGCCCCGTCCTCACGGATTCCGTCGTGGTGGATGCGCGCACGACGAACGACGTGAAGGTGAGCGAGGACGGGGAGATCTGTGTGATCTCGCGCGAGGGCGCCTCGAACCGCCGCAACGGGATCGTCATCCTCGACTGCCGGAACCCGCGGGACGTGACGACGATCTCCGTGTTCGACGACGAACTCACGGGCGGCGTGCACAACCTCTTCATCCACGAGGATCACGTCTACGCGGTGAACAACGGGCGCCGCTTCGACGTCATCAACATCGAGGATCCGGCTGGCCCGCACCGCGTGGGCCGCTTCGAACTCGACACGCCGGGGCACGCGATCCACGACATCTGGATCGTGGACGGGATCGCCTACACCTCGAACTGGGGCGACGGGGTCGTGCTCATCGACGTGGGAGGCGGCGACCGCAGCGGGTCTCCGTCCAACCCCGTGGAGATCGCGCGCTTCCGCGACATCGGCGGCCGGACGCACGCGGCGTTCCCGTACCGGAGTCCGACGGGGCGCTTCTACGTATTCATGGGAGACGAGGCGGGGCGGCCCGGCTTCGACGGGCAGGATCCCGAGCGCACGCCGCAGTTCATGTCCGGATACATCCACGTGGTGGACTTCACGGATCCCGACAATCCCGAGGAGGTCGCGCGCTACGAGATCCCCGAGGCGGGCTCTCACAATATGTGGATCGAGGACGACAAGCTCTACGCGGCGTTCTACAACGGCGGGCTGCGCGTCCTCGACATCTCCGGGGAACTGAAGGGGAACCTGGGAGAGCAGGGCCGGGAGATCGCGCGCTACATGGCGTACGATCCGGACGGCGTGGTCGCGAACGCGCCCTTCACCTGGGGACCGCAGATCCACAAAGGGAACCTCTTCTTCGCGGAGTACTTCAGCGGGCTGTGGGCCGTGAAGCTCCAGCCCCGCCAGGAACTCGTCCCGTAG
- a CDS encoding 2Fe-2S iron-sulfur cluster-binding protein codes for MAWSGEVEPRLLLSDFLRSEVGLTGTHVGCEHGVCGACTVQLDGEPVRACLMFAVQIDGHEVTTVEGLAATAPGEAISVEQLHPVQQALHEAHGLQCGFCTPGILMTAEAFLRENPAPSREEIREAVSGHLCRCTGYHNIVEGVALAAERLAADGAGADEGDEP; via the coding sequence GTGGCGTGGTCCGGGGAAGTGGAGCCGCGGCTCCTCCTGTCGGACTTCCTGCGCTCGGAGGTCGGGCTCACGGGGACGCACGTGGGGTGCGAGCACGGGGTGTGCGGGGCATGCACCGTGCAACTGGACGGGGAACCGGTCCGGGCCTGCCTGATGTTCGCGGTACAGATCGACGGGCACGAGGTGACGACCGTCGAGGGGCTCGCTGCGACGGCGCCCGGGGAAGCGATCTCCGTCGAACAGCTGCACCCGGTCCAGCAGGCGCTTCACGAGGCGCACGGCCTGCAGTGCGGCTTCTGCACGCCGGGGATCCTGATGACGGCGGAGGCCTTCCTGCGTGAGAACCCGGCGCCTTCGCGTGAGGAGATCCGCGAAGCGGTGTCCGGGCACCTGTGCCGCTGCACGGGCTACCACAACATCGTGGAGGGCGTAGCGCTCGCCGCCGAGCGCCTCGCGGCGGACGGTGCCGGCGCCGACGAAGGGGACGAGCCTTGA
- a CDS encoding choice-of-anchor B family protein → MVTVMKIRSSAATLAATLAAFTVLVSIVGPAALAAQGFGSSVLVGGGEVLVGEPASEREPGSVRVFRDGRWTEVQALYAPEAAVRDGFGAALASGGPHLFVGAPGAGAVHVFEREAGEWRHAAEISSPGLEAFGRALAAGDTHLLVAASDGPGGTGVVVAYRRVNGGWEEEAHLPAGGAPAGFGASIALDGDLALVGAPLVDERRGEAYLFGFEAGAGWQRVAQLGGDDGEGGRAFGSAVAFAGGEALVGAAGQDAGLGAIHRFARNADGEWQPAGTVAPDNEAPTAFGAALAVDGDVAWVGAPLAAGTGLVYRLERSEDGWTVETGFDMPGREPVQVGRVVAAGSRHVVAGLPADDFGAGSAVLMDVRSSGLVRLVSEQVGLSSISGGQIDCEEGLAEGFDCDRVDLLSFIPREELGAPRGIRLNDVWGWTDPLTGMEYALVGRMDGIAFVDVTDPFNPRYLGNFAKTPGSRSNTWRDMKVFMDHMFVVADGAGQHGMQIFDLTQLRDVTEPQEFEPTALYEGVASVHNVAINEETGFAYLVGASGGGETCGGGSHIVDINDPLNPMFVGCFAHPNTGRRNTGNSHDTQCVVYHGPDEDYAGREICVNANETAISIADVTDKSNPVAVARAEYPNVAYAHQGWLTEDHAYFYSNDELDEVSGQVDRTRTLVWDLRDLDDPLLVREYYSATSVTDHNLYVRGDRLYMSNNRAGLRVLDISDPENPTEAGSFDTTPWSEDAAGFDGTWSVYPYFESGTIILSSRREGLFLVKPRTERLVP, encoded by the coding sequence ATGGTCACAGTCATGAAGATCCGATCGTCAGCCGCCACGTTGGCCGCCACGTTGGCCGCCTTCACCGTCCTGGTCTCGATCGTCGGTCCCGCGGCGCTCGCCGCGCAGGGATTCGGCAGTTCGGTGCTCGTGGGCGGGGGCGAAGTTCTCGTGGGGGAGCCTGCCTCCGAGCGTGAGCCCGGAAGCGTGCGCGTCTTCCGGGATGGCCGCTGGACGGAGGTCCAGGCGCTGTACGCGCCGGAGGCGGCGGTACGAGATGGCTTCGGGGCCGCGCTGGCGTCCGGCGGTCCGCACCTGTTCGTGGGCGCGCCAGGGGCGGGCGCCGTCCACGTGTTCGAGCGCGAGGCGGGCGAATGGCGGCATGCCGCAGAGATCTCCTCGCCGGGCCTGGAGGCGTTCGGGCGTGCGCTGGCTGCCGGAGACACGCACCTCCTCGTGGCCGCCTCGGACGGTCCCGGCGGGACGGGCGTCGTCGTTGCCTACCGGCGCGTGAACGGGGGCTGGGAGGAGGAAGCGCATCTGCCTGCGGGTGGCGCGCCGGCTGGATTCGGGGCCTCGATCGCACTCGACGGCGACCTCGCGCTGGTCGGCGCGCCGCTCGTCGACGAGCGGCGCGGCGAGGCGTACCTCTTCGGCTTCGAGGCGGGCGCGGGCTGGCAGCGCGTCGCGCAGCTCGGCGGCGATGACGGCGAGGGCGGTCGCGCCTTCGGGTCGGCGGTCGCGTTCGCCGGCGGCGAGGCGCTGGTCGGCGCGGCCGGTCAGGACGCCGGGCTCGGCGCCATCCACCGGTTCGCGAGAAACGCCGATGGGGAATGGCAGCCCGCAGGGACCGTGGCGCCGGACAACGAGGCCCCCACCGCGTTCGGCGCCGCGCTCGCCGTGGACGGCGATGTCGCGTGGGTCGGCGCGCCCCTGGCCGCCGGCACGGGTCTCGTGTATCGGCTTGAACGCTCCGAGGACGGCTGGACCGTTGAAACCGGGTTCGACATGCCGGGTCGGGAACCGGTCCAGGTGGGACGCGTGGTGGCTGCGGGGAGCCGCCACGTGGTCGCGGGTCTGCCCGCGGACGACTTCGGAGCCGGGTCCGCCGTGCTCATGGATGTCCGGTCAAGCGGGTTGGTCCGGCTCGTGAGCGAGCAGGTCGGGCTTTCCTCGATCTCGGGTGGCCAGATCGATTGCGAGGAGGGGCTCGCCGAGGGCTTCGACTGCGACCGCGTGGACCTCCTCTCCTTCATCCCGCGGGAAGAACTCGGCGCCCCCCGCGGCATCCGCCTCAACGACGTGTGGGGCTGGACCGATCCTTTGACGGGGATGGAATACGCGCTCGTGGGCCGCATGGACGGCATCGCGTTCGTCGACGTCACGGATCCGTTCAACCCGCGGTATCTCGGCAACTTCGCCAAGACGCCGGGGAGCCGGTCCAACACGTGGCGCGACATGAAGGTGTTCATGGACCACATGTTCGTCGTCGCCGACGGGGCGGGACAGCACGGGATGCAGATTTTCGACCTCACACAGCTGCGCGACGTCACGGAGCCGCAAGAGTTCGAGCCCACCGCGCTGTACGAAGGCGTCGCCTCCGTCCACAACGTCGCGATCAATGAGGAGACGGGCTTCGCCTACCTGGTGGGCGCATCCGGCGGCGGTGAGACGTGTGGCGGCGGATCGCACATCGTCGACATCAACGACCCGCTCAATCCTATGTTCGTCGGCTGTTTCGCCCATCCGAACACCGGTCGCCGCAACACCGGGAACTCGCACGACACCCAGTGCGTCGTCTACCACGGACCGGATGAAGACTATGCGGGCCGCGAGATCTGCGTGAACGCGAACGAAACGGCGATCTCGATCGCGGATGTCACGGACAAATCGAATCCGGTCGCGGTGGCGCGGGCGGAGTACCCGAACGTGGCCTACGCGCACCAGGGCTGGCTCACGGAGGATCACGCCTACTTCTACTCCAACGACGAACTCGACGAGGTGAGCGGGCAGGTGGACCGGACCCGGACCCTCGTGTGGGATCTGCGCGACCTCGACGATCCCCTCCTCGTCCGCGAGTACTACAGCGCGACGAGCGTCACGGACCACAACCTCTACGTGCGCGGCGACCGCCTCTACATGTCGAACAATCGGGCGGGGCTGCGCGTGCTCGACATCAGCGACCCCGAGAACCCGACGGAGGCAGGAAGCTTCGACACCACGCCCTGGAGCGAGGACGCGGCCGGCTTCGACGGGACGTGGAGCGTCTATCCGTACTTCGAGAGCGGGACGATCATCCTCTCGAGCCGGCGCGAGGGACTGTTTCTCGTGAAGCCGCGGACAGAACGACTTGTCCCCTAG
- the asnB gene encoding asparagine synthase B — MCSVLGIFEIEPGAAGLRRRALDLSRRQRHRGPDWSGIYAGERAILAHERLSIVDVESGAQPLFGPDRTAVLAVNGEIYNHAELERGAVRGYPFRTRSDCEVILALYEGRPDDPAEWLNELSGIFAFALYDEARDRYLIARDPIGVMPLYTGRDAEGRFYVASEMKALIDTCPEIHDFPPGHMLDSREGDGRPVPYYRPGWREYEAVAEGPTDPALVRDSLEQAVHRQLMSDVPYGVLLSGGLDSSIISALAMKFSRRRVESDDTEEAWWPRLHSFAIGLEGAPDLEAARAAADAIGTVHHEIVYTPQEGLDAVSDVIRHLETFDVTTVRASTPMYLMARRIKAMGIKMVLSGEGADEVFGGYLYFHKAPDARAFHEETVRKLDQLHKYDCLRANKSMAAWGVEARVPFLDREFLDVAMALDPESKRPADGRMEKHILREAFEGLLPDEILWRQKEQFSDGVGYSWIDSLKEIAEGEISDGQLARAAARFPTNTPLTKEAYLYRSIFTSHFPGEPAVRCVPEGPSIACSTPAAIAWDPAFADMADPSGRAVQGVHAHSY, encoded by the coding sequence ATGTGTTCCGTCCTCGGCATCTTCGAGATCGAACCCGGCGCGGCGGGCCTCCGCCGCCGGGCGCTCGACCTTTCGCGACGCCAGCGACACCGCGGGCCGGACTGGAGCGGCATCTATGCGGGCGAGCGGGCCATCCTTGCCCACGAGCGGCTCTCTATCGTCGACGTCGAGAGCGGGGCTCAGCCCCTGTTCGGCCCCGACCGCACGGCGGTGCTCGCGGTCAACGGTGAGATCTACAACCACGCGGAACTGGAGCGGGGCGCGGTGCGCGGCTATCCGTTCCGCACGCGCTCCGACTGCGAGGTCATCCTCGCGCTATACGAGGGACGGCCCGACGACCCTGCAGAGTGGCTCAACGAGCTGAGCGGAATCTTCGCCTTCGCCCTCTACGACGAGGCGCGCGACCGCTACCTGATCGCGCGCGACCCCATTGGCGTGATGCCGCTCTACACCGGTCGCGACGCGGAGGGGCGCTTTTACGTGGCCTCCGAGATGAAGGCGCTCATCGACACCTGCCCGGAGATCCACGACTTCCCGCCGGGCCACATGCTCGATAGCCGCGAGGGCGATGGCCGGCCCGTTCCGTACTACCGGCCGGGGTGGCGGGAATACGAGGCCGTGGCGGAGGGGCCGACGGACCCCGCCCTCGTGCGGGACTCGCTCGAGCAGGCCGTCCACCGGCAGCTCATGTCGGACGTGCCGTACGGCGTGCTCCTCTCGGGCGGCCTGGACTCGTCGATCATCTCGGCGCTGGCGATGAAGTTCTCCCGCCGCCGGGTCGAGTCGGACGACACGGAAGAGGCGTGGTGGCCTCGGCTCCATTCCTTCGCGATCGGACTCGAGGGGGCCCCGGATCTGGAGGCGGCGCGCGCCGCGGCGGACGCGATCGGCACCGTGCACCACGAGATCGTCTACACGCCGCAGGAGGGACTCGACGCGGTCTCCGACGTGATCCGGCACTTGGAGACGTTCGACGTGACGACGGTGCGGGCCTCCACGCCGATGTATCTCATGGCACGCCGCATCAAGGCGATGGGGATCAAGATGGTGCTCTCGGGGGAGGGCGCGGACGAGGTGTTCGGGGGCTACCTCTACTTCCACAAGGCTCCCGACGCGCGGGCGTTCCACGAGGAGACCGTCCGCAAGCTCGACCAGCTCCACAAGTACGACTGCCTGCGGGCGAACAAGTCGATGGCGGCGTGGGGCGTCGAGGCGCGGGTCCCCTTCCTCGACCGCGAGTTCCTCGACGTCGCGATGGCGCTCGACCCCGAGTCGAAGCGGCCGGCGGACGGGCGCATGGAGAAGCACATCCTGCGCGAGGCGTTCGAGGGACTCCTCCCGGACGAGATCCTCTGGCGCCAGAAGGAACAGTTCTCCGACGGCGTGGGCTATTCCTGGATCGACAGCCTGAAGGAGATCGCCGAGGGTGAGATCAGCGACGGACAGCTCGCCCGCGCGGCGGCGAGGTTCCCCACGAACACGCCGCTCACGAAGGAAGCGTACCTCTACCGCTCGATCTTCACGTCGCACTTCCCCGGCGAGCCCGCCGTGCGCTGCGTCCCGGAGGGTCCGAGCATCGCATGCAGCACGCCCGCCGCGATCGCCTGGGACCCCGCCTTCGCCGACATGGCCGACCCCTCGGGCCGCGCCGTGCAGGGCGTCCACGCCCACAGCTACTGA
- a CDS encoding xanthine dehydrogenase family protein molybdopterin-binding subunit, translating into MSRAGGTWVGARVPRNEDARLLAGRAQFVEDVEPPGALHVAFVRSDLPAGRLRRLDVESARRHPGVHAVFTAADLGPLLRPGAVLVPPPPLEGLVFHARTALPLVRERIRHQGEALAMIVADSRYVAEDAAQLVEADIEPFDPVVDLGRALDDDAPRIHDDLPSNLAAYVRQTKGNYAAARARADLVLERRFSYDRGIGGAIENRAVVAEWDARADRLEVWDTTQAPIPVRNVVAAALGLSESQVRFIAPFVGGGFGPKIMFYAEEILIPWASIQLGRPVKWVEDRYENFFATTQERGQLHEAEIAVARDGRILGVRDIFIHDSGAYDPYGLTIPINTQCTLLGPYRVPNYESEFRVAFTNKPIVTPVRGAGRQHGVFVMERLLDLAARGLGLDPVEIRRRNVIGPDEFPYNHEIMYQDFAPLRYDSGSYEATLEEAVRLVGHETFPRDGERMQGDGRSVGVGVVNYVEGTGIGPYEGARITVEPGGTVRLATGVGTQGQGHFTSFAQIVADAVGVKPSDVRVVTGDTSDFHWGTGTFASRGAVVAGNAIHAAALSVREKILKHAAEALEVDPDDLELAEGAARVRGAPDLSVDLGALAASANPLRGAVEPGTEPGLEATSYFGPPYGTTANGTHALVVAVDPETAMVEILRYIVVHDCGTVINPTIVEGQIHGGVAAGIGNAFYEELVFDEFGGTSNASFMDYLLPTSTDVPPIETAHLETPSTLNPLGTKGVGEGGAIPVAAAFAQAVEDALADLAPGLEILDIPCSPGRLFELLRKLREASTQAGGTA; encoded by the coding sequence TTGAGCCGGGCGGGCGGGACGTGGGTCGGGGCGCGGGTGCCGCGCAACGAGGACGCGCGCCTGCTGGCCGGCCGCGCGCAGTTCGTCGAGGACGTCGAACCGCCGGGCGCGCTGCACGTCGCCTTCGTGCGGAGCGACCTGCCGGCCGGGCGGCTCCGCCGGCTCGATGTCGAAAGCGCGCGGAGGCACCCCGGGGTCCACGCCGTCTTCACGGCCGCCGACCTCGGTCCGCTCCTCCGGCCCGGCGCGGTGCTCGTGCCTCCGCCGCCGCTCGAAGGCCTGGTGTTCCACGCCCGCACGGCGCTCCCCCTCGTCCGCGAGCGAATCCGGCATCAGGGGGAGGCGCTGGCCATGATCGTCGCGGACAGCCGCTACGTGGCCGAGGATGCGGCCCAACTCGTGGAGGCGGACATCGAACCGTTCGATCCCGTCGTGGATCTCGGGCGGGCGCTCGATGACGACGCCCCGCGGATCCACGACGACCTCCCGTCGAACCTCGCCGCGTACGTCCGACAGACGAAAGGGAACTATGCCGCCGCCCGCGCCCGGGCCGATCTCGTCCTGGAGCGCCGCTTCTCCTACGACCGCGGGATCGGCGGCGCGATCGAGAACCGGGCCGTCGTGGCGGAGTGGGACGCGCGGGCCGACCGGCTGGAGGTGTGGGACACGACGCAGGCCCCCATTCCCGTGCGCAACGTCGTCGCCGCCGCCCTCGGCCTGTCGGAGTCGCAGGTCCGGTTCATCGCCCCCTTCGTGGGCGGCGGTTTCGGCCCGAAGATCATGTTCTACGCGGAGGAGATCCTCATCCCCTGGGCCTCGATCCAGCTGGGACGGCCCGTGAAGTGGGTCGAGGACCGGTACGAGAACTTCTTCGCCACCACCCAGGAGCGGGGACAACTGCACGAGGCGGAGATCGCGGTCGCGCGCGACGGCCGGATCCTGGGCGTGCGGGACATCTTCATCCACGACTCGGGAGCGTACGACCCGTACGGTCTCACGATCCCCATCAACACCCAGTGCACGCTTCTCGGGCCCTACCGGGTGCCGAACTACGAGAGCGAGTTCCGGGTTGCGTTCACGAACAAGCCGATCGTCACGCCGGTGCGGGGGGCGGGACGGCAGCACGGCGTGTTCGTCATGGAGCGGCTGCTCGACCTCGCGGCCCGCGGCCTCGGCCTCGATCCGGTCGAGATCCGCCGCCGCAACGTGATCGGCCCGGACGAGTTCCCGTACAACCACGAGATCATGTACCAGGACTTCGCCCCGCTCCGCTACGACAGCGGGAGTTACGAGGCGACGCTGGAGGAGGCCGTCCGCCTCGTCGGCCACGAGACGTTCCCGCGGGATGGCGAACGGATGCAGGGGGACGGGCGGTCGGTCGGCGTCGGCGTCGTCAACTACGTGGAGGGGACGGGGATCGGCCCCTACGAGGGGGCCCGGATCACGGTCGAGCCCGGCGGCACGGTCCGCCTCGCGACCGGCGTGGGGACGCAGGGTCAGGGACACTTCACCTCCTTCGCACAGATCGTGGCCGACGCCGTCGGGGTGAAGCCGTCCGACGTGCGGGTGGTGACCGGGGACACGAGCGACTTCCACTGGGGGACGGGCACCTTCGCGAGCCGAGGCGCGGTCGTGGCCGGCAACGCGATCCACGCCGCGGCGCTCTCCGTGCGCGAGAAGATCCTGAAACACGCTGCGGAGGCGCTCGAGGTCGACCCCGATGACCTCGAACTCGCCGAAGGGGCCGCCCGCGTACGGGGCGCCCCGGACCTCTCCGTCGATCTCGGCGCGCTCGCGGCGAGCGCCAACCCGCTGCGGGGAGCCGTGGAGCCGGGGACCGAGCCGGGGCTGGAGGCGACCTCGTACTTCGGCCCGCCGTACGGGACGACGGCGAACGGGACGCATGCCCTTGTCGTCGCCGTGGACCCCGAGACGGCGATGGTCGAGATCCTGCGTTACATCGTCGTACACGACTGCGGGACGGTGATCAACCCGACGATCGTGGAAGGCCAGATCCACGGCGGCGTCGCGGCAGGGATCGGGAACGCCTTCTACGAGGAACTCGTGTTCGACGAGTTCGGCGGGACGAGCAACGCCTCCTTCATGGACTATCTGCTCCCGACCTCGACCGACGTCCCCCCGATCGAGACCGCACACCTGGAGACGCCTTCGACGCTGAACCCTCTCGGGACGAAGGGGGTGGGGGAGGGCGGCGCGATCCCGGTGGCGGCCGCCTTCGCGCAGGCCGTCGAAGATGCGCTGGCCGACCTGGCTCCCGGGCTGGAAATCCTCGACATCCCCTGTAGTCCGGGCCGCCTGTTCGAGCTTCTCCGGAAGCTCCGCGAAGCGTCGACGCAGGCTGGGGGGACGGCGTGA
- a CDS encoding MBL fold metallo-hydrolase: protein MFFRQVFDDTLAQYAYLIGCQRTGDAILFDPQRDIDRYVDLAASEDLRIVAVAETHIHADFLSGAREFAEGFGTQLYLSDEGGPEWRYEWARDGACDHVPLRDGDGFRIGEIEFRALHTPGHTPEHLSFLVTDRGAGADEPMGLLSGDFVFVGDLGRPDLLETATRVAGAMTPAARRLYGSVRSFLDLPDYLQVWPAHGAGSSCGKALGAVPETTVGYERRFSPAIAAALKGEDAFISHILEGQPEPPMYFARMKRDNRDGAPVLGGLPRPPRVAPREAASRARMGSNARDVIIDTRPDRSAFMARHLPGSVYVPLTKSFCTAAGSVLPEGAAVTLVIDEADLDWAVRRLVRIGFDDVRGFVEHETLQRYFDDGGEAAAIPEIDLDAASRLSEDGSGDVLDVRYASEYAASHLPGAVNASYTRLPDYADRLPSNSSLLVHCLSGARAAVAASYLAREGRDVHYINDLFTAYAGSLETGGP, encoded by the coding sequence ATGTTCTTTCGACAGGTTTTCGACGACACGCTCGCGCAGTACGCGTACCTGATCGGGTGCCAGCGTACCGGAGACGCGATCCTCTTCGATCCGCAGCGCGACATCGACCGCTACGTGGATCTGGCGGCGAGCGAAGACCTGCGGATCGTCGCCGTGGCCGAGACGCACATTCACGCCGATTTCCTCTCCGGCGCGAGGGAGTTCGCCGAAGGCTTCGGGACCCAGCTTTATCTCTCGGATGAGGGCGGCCCGGAGTGGCGGTACGAGTGGGCCCGCGACGGGGCCTGCGACCACGTGCCGCTCAGGGATGGCGACGGCTTCCGGATCGGCGAGATCGAGTTCCGGGCGCTGCATACCCCGGGACACACGCCGGAGCACCTGTCGTTTCTCGTCACGGACCGCGGCGCGGGGGCCGACGAGCCCATGGGCCTCCTTTCGGGGGACTTCGTCTTCGTGGGCGATCTCGGGCGGCCGGATCTGCTCGAGACGGCGACGCGCGTCGCGGGAGCGATGACGCCCGCCGCGCGCCGGCTGTACGGCTCGGTGCGGAGCTTCCTCGACCTGCCCGATTATCTGCAGGTGTGGCCGGCCCACGGTGCCGGATCTTCGTGCGGGAAGGCGCTCGGGGCGGTCCCGGAGACAACTGTGGGGTACGAACGACGCTTCAGCCCGGCGATCGCGGCGGCGCTGAAAGGGGAGGACGCGTTCATCTCCCACATCCTCGAAGGGCAGCCCGAGCCGCCGATGTACTTCGCCCGTATGAAGCGGGACAACCGTGACGGGGCCCCGGTGCTGGGCGGCCTTCCGCGGCCGCCGCGAGTCGCGCCGCGGGAGGCGGCGTCCCGCGCCCGGATGGGTTCGAACGCCCGGGATGTCATCATCGACACGCGGCCGGACCGGTCGGCGTTCATGGCGCGGCATCTCCCGGGCTCGGTGTACGTTCCGCTCACGAAGTCGTTCTGCACGGCGGCGGGCTCGGTCCTGCCGGAGGGCGCGGCGGTCACGCTCGTCATCGATGAAGCGGATCTCGATTGGGCGGTGCGGCGTCTGGTCCGGATCGGGTTCGACGATGTGAGGGGCTTTGTGGAGCACGAAACGCTCCAACGGTACTTTGACGACGGCGGGGAGGCGGCCGCGATCCCGGAGATCGACCTCGACGCGGCGAGCCGGCTCTCGGAAGATGGGTCCGGCGATGTCCTCGACGTGAGATACGCATCGGAGTACGCGGCGTCGCACCTGCCCGGAGCGGTGAACGCGTCCTATACTCGGCTGCCCGACTACGCCGACCGGCTGCCGTCGAACAGTTCGCTGCTCGTACATTGCCTGAGCGGCGCGCGGGCCGCGGTGGCCGCGAGCTACCTGGCGCGCGAGGGGCGCGACGTCCACTACATCAACGATCTGTTCACCGCGTACGCGGGATCGCTGGAAACCGGAGGACCTTGA